The sequence below is a genomic window from Gemmatimonadota bacterium.
TCCCAGGCCGCAGGCTCCTACCAGATACGGTGGGATGTTCTCGACCAGCGGGGCGTCTCGCTGTCAACGGGGATCTACATCGCACGTCTGAGCTATCCCGGCGGGGTGCAAACGCAACGGCTGCTCTACCTCAAGTAGCGCGCCGAACGCACAAAAAAAGCCCGCTGATCATACCGATCAACGGGCTTTGCTTTTTTGCTTATCAGAAGACCGGGCCGTTAGCGTTACTGAACCCGCGCCCATGTATCGACCCATGCCCCCTCATAAGATGCCGTCATCGTATTGCCTTCAAAAACCCACTGCTGCTCATCGTGTGCAATCTCAATTTTATCGCCCTCAACCGTAATCTTGCCCTTCACGCTCTTGGCCTTGGGATAAATCGACATCGGAGCTTCGGCAGAAGAGCGATACCCTTGGCGAACCAGCACATGCCTGGCTCGCGTAATCGCCGATGTAGAAATTTCATACGTACTGGCAGCATAATTAAATCGCCGGGGCGTACCGTCTTTTGTGTCCTCCAGAAGATTGAGCGTAATATGTGCTTTTCGAGAACTGATCGGCTCCCAACAAAGCGACCCTTTTATATGCGGGGCGCGCAACACAGTACCATCTTGCAATTGACGCGTTTGCAAAACCCAGGTACCTGCCAGTTGTGTTTGCATATCTGACAAACGATCACTACACCCCTGCAGCGCGAACGCGGAAAGAAGACATATCATCAGGCGTTTCATCTCAATCTCCCTGCAAGTTATCATCCGAAAAATGAACAACTACAGTATATTTTTCGATTTGCGCGCTGTCAAGCCAAAAAAACGTAAAAAAAAGAGCACCAAAAGGTGCTCTTAAAAAATCAGGTCACTTCCAGCAGTGGCTCAAGCCGCGAGCGACGACGCGGATGGCGCAATCTGCGCAGTGCTTTCTCCTTAATTTGCCGCACGCGCTCTCGGGTCAAATTGAACCGAACGCCGATCTCTTCAAGCGTAAGCGGCTCTTCACCGCCCAGACCAAAATACAGGCGTAAAACCTCGGTCTCCCGGTCATCCAGAGACGTGAGCACATCTTTTACCTGCTCGCGCACTGAATCCTCTACAACTTCCTCATCCGGTGCCTTTTGCGTCTTATCGGGCAACACATGCAGCAAACTGTGGTCATCCTCCTCGCGGAAAGACGCATCCAGAGACCAGACATCGCGCGCGCGCATCAGCGTATCCTGAACCATCTCCACCGACACACCGAGTTCTTTTGCCACAGTTTCGGGTTCGGGTTCGGTCTCGCTTGACTGCCTCAGTTCGCGCGACACCTTTGAAATATTGTGCAACAAATCAATGCGATTAATGGGCAACCGCACAACCCGTGAATCCTGTGCCAGACTCTGGTGAATCGCCTGGCGGATCCACCATACCGCATAAGAAATAAACTTAAAGCCCCGCGTGCCATCAAAGCGCTCGGCAGCCGTCATCAGGCCCATATTGCCCGCGCTGATCAAATCGGCCAGAGGCACCCCGTGATTTTGATATTCGCGCGCCACACTCACCACAAAACGGAGATTGGCCGCAACCAGTTTATCTCTGGATCTCTGACAACCTTTGTGGATCTTCTTTGCCAGTTCAATTTCTTCTGCACTCGAAAGGGGTTCAGACGAGGCAATGTCTCGCAGATACAAATCCAGAGACTCACTATCTTGTATCATAATTCCAGGCAAGGGGAACCTCCTGTAAAAGATGGGGGAGAACCACTATAAAACAGAATGGGGAGCCGACATCTTGCGAATTTGCGCCAGATGTTTCGTCATGAATTGATACATACTCATCGATGTGTCGCAAGCCATCAAACCCGCTCGCACATCTGAATTTTTAAACAA
It includes:
- a CDS encoding RNA polymerase sigma factor RpoD/SigA translates to MIQDSESLDLYLRDIASSEPLSSAEEIELAKKIHKGCQRSRDKLVAANLRFVVSVAREYQNHGVPLADLISAGNMGLMTAAERFDGTRGFKFISYAVWWIRQAIHQSLAQDSRVVRLPINRIDLLHNISKVSRELRQSSETEPEPETVAKELGVSVEMVQDTLMRARDVWSLDASFREEDDHSLLHVLPDKTQKAPDEEVVEDSVREQVKDVLTSLDDRETEVLRLYFGLGGEEPLTLEEIGVRFNLTRERVRQIKEKALRRLRHPRRRSRLEPLLEVT